From a single Arachis hypogaea cultivar Tifrunner chromosome 3, arahy.Tifrunner.gnm2.J5K5, whole genome shotgun sequence genomic region:
- the LOC112779807 gene encoding monooxygenase 3-like, giving the protein MVKEGVCCSQDVQAVERRVLLETLAGQLPQDVIQFSSKLAMIKSNPDGKTLLELVDGSKLLAKILISCDGIRSPIATWMGFPEANYVGHCAFRRLASYSAGQPYGPRVNYIYGRGVHAGYVHVSPTKIYWFICFNSSSPGPK; this is encoded by the exons ATGGTTAAAGAAGGGGTATGCTGCAGCCAAGATGTGCAAGCTGTGGAAAGGCGAGTACTTTTGGAAACTTTAGCTGGCCAACTACCCCAGGATGTGATTCAGTTTTCTTCAAAGCTAGCAATGATTAAATCAAATCCAGATGGAAAAACCTTATTGGAACTTGTAGATGGGTCTAAGCTTCTTGCAAAG attttgataAGTTGTGATGGGATTCGATCACCAATAGCAACGTGGATGGGGTTTCCTGAGGCAAATTACGTTGGTCATTGTGCTTTTCGTAGACTTGCTTCTTATTCGGCAGGACAGCCTTATGGACCAAGAGTAAATTATATCTATGGTAGAGGGGTGCATGCAGGATATGTTCATGTTTCTCCAACAAAAATTTACTGGTTTATCTGCTTCAACAGTTCATCTCCAGGTCCTAAATGA